The Tatumella ptyseos genome segment AGTAGTGGGGCTCATTGTATTACCGTTGATGTCTTGGCTCTCTACCCCAGCGCTATTAGGTTTAGTAGCGCTATTCTCCATTGCGAAAGCAGTGGAAGGTCCAGCCAATACTTCGTTATTACCTGCGCTGTTACCGCCTGAACTACTCTCAAAAGCCATGGCGACTAACCAAGTTTTTCGTGAGGCGATGGTCATTGCAGGACCCATGATTGGGGGCCTTCTATATGTCTATTCACCACAAGCCGCATACGGGGTCGCTGCGTTGGCTTATTTAATTGCCTTGGTAATGATTGCGACCGTCCGCTATGTTCCTGTTGCCTTAACACGTCTGCCCATGACGATGAAAAATCTCTTTGCTGGATTACATTTTATCTTTGAGCGGAAAGATGTTTTGGGCGTGATTTCGTTAGATCTTTTCGCGGTGTTACTCGGTGGTGTCACGGCATTATTACCGATTTTCGCACAAGATATTTTGCATACCGGCCCTTGGGGACTCGGGGCGCTGCGCGCAGCACCCTCTGTGGGAGCTTTATTGACCGGCATCTGGGTCAGCCGTCGCGTATTTACCCGCCATACTGGGTTAATCATGTTTGGTTGTGTTGCCGGTTTCGGGGTTGCGACGCTTGTCTTCGCGCTATCTCACACTATTATTTTATCGTTGATAGCACTGGTGGCACTCGGTGGTTTCGATATGGTGAGCATGGTGATAAGAGGGGCGATGGTTCAACTGGATACACCCGATGCTATGCGCGGCAGAGTCAACGCTGTCAATTCAATCTTTATCAATACATCCAATCAATTCGGCGAATTTGAGACAGGTGTGCTGGCGAGCATGTTAGGGACGGTTCCGGCAGCAGTCGTGGGGGGAGTGGGAACCTTGATCGTTGTCGCGGTTTGGATGAAGCTATTTCCAAGTTTACGTCGTCGTCAACAATTGACGCAGTCTATAGAATAACGATACTCCCTTCAGCTGTTAGGCTGAAGGGAGTTGTGGTTTACAGCGCCATATCTCGATTCGGGGTAGACGTCGTCGAGGCAGGAGCCGGAGTACTTGTTGGCGTAGACATCTGAATACGCGGAGGAGGGGTTAACTGTAATACTTCAGCAGTGTGGTCCCAGACTTGTTGCGCTAAAGCTGGATCGTTATTGAGTTTCTGACCGTAACTCGGTACCACTTGTTTGATACGCGCTTGCCATTGCGGTGTTTTGACCTGTTGCGGGAACAGTTTCTCGATCACATTTAGCATGATAGGTGCCGCAGTAGAGGCCCCCGGTGATGCACCCAGCAGCGCAGCAATGGTCTTCTGTTGGTCGGTGACAATCTCAGTACCGAGTTTCAAGACACCGCCTTTCTCAGCATCTTTTTTGACAATTTGCACGCGTTGACCCGCTTGCCATAGTTTCCAATCAGACTGTTTTGCTTCTGGGAAATACTCTTTCAAGGCGTTAAAACGGTCTTCATCAGATAACATAACTTGACCGATCAAGTATTTCACTAAGTCGAAGTTATCCACGCCAACATGCGCCATTGGCATGACATTATGGGTAGTGGTTGCACTAAACAGATCTAACAAGGAGCCGTTCTTCAAATATTTGGTTGAGAAAGTGGCGAAAGGTCCGAAAAGTACCACTTTTTTACCGTCTAAATAACGGGTATCTAAGTGAGGAACAGACATTGGTGGGGCACCTACTGATGCTTGGCCGTAGACCTTAGCAGTATGCTGAGCAGTAATCGCTGGATTTTCGGTTACCAAGAATGATCCCCCTACTGGGAATCCACCGTAGTTTTCAGCTTCTGGGATGCCGGTTTTTTGTAAGAGTTTCAGGGAAGCACCGCCAGCACCAATGAAGACATATTTAGCATGAATGCTGTGTTTCTCACCGGTGGAACGGTTCTCGACAGTCACTAACCAAGAGTTATCGTCTTCACGGGTAAACTCGGTCACTTGAGTAGAAAGCTCTAGGGTAAAGCCAGGTTGTTTCTGTAATGTGCGAACCAATTGACGCGTGATTTCGCCATAGTTTACGTCTGTACCGAGCGGGGTCCAAGTTGCCGCAACTTTCTGCGCCGGATCACGCCCCTCGATAATTAATGGCGCCCACTTCTTAATCTGCTGTTGATCGGTGGAGAACTGCATACCTTGGAAAAGAGGGCTTTTTTGCAGTGCTGCATAGCGACGCGTTAAATAGTCGACATTTTTATCGCCCCACACAAAACTCATATGTGGCGTAGAATTAATGAAGCTGCGTGGTTGTTGCAGGGTTCCTAATTGTACTTGAGACGCCCAAAACTGGCGGGAGATCATGAAAGCTTCGTTGATTTCGATCGCTTTAGTTATATCGATCGATCCATCTTCACGTTGCGGCGTATAGTTCAACTCCATGTTAGCAGAGTGGCCCGTGCCAGCATTATTCCAGCCATTGGAAGACTCTTCTGCCACACCGTCTAAGCGCTCAACCATCGTCTGTTTCCATTCTGGTTGCAACTCGTGTAACCAGGTCCCTAACGATGCACTCATAATGCCACCACCGATGAGTAGAACATCGGTATTTTCGGTACGTGCTTGTGCGGTATGAGTAAAGAGTGATGCGGCGATCAGCGATAAACTGAATACCGATTTTTTGAAGTGTTGCATAACTAACCCTGATAAGAAACTAACCAATAGTGTGACCGATTTTAAACAATTTATTTATAATTGTTAATAACCTTTAAACAATTTTTACCAAGTAATCCTAATCAAATCAGTGATATAACACTACTAAATGTAGTGTTATTCTGAGAGAAACGTCGCAATACTCACAATAAAAAAATAAAGAATAGTTGAGCTTTTAATTAAAATTAACTTACTGAAATCGGTACCTAACAAGTATTTTTCTGCTTTTAGGCCAATGTTATAAATATTATTCACATGACTTCGGTATAGGAGTACGTCTCAACACTTGGTAAAATACGGCAACATTCATTAGCATTATCAACGCCGAGAAAGTGAAGACCCATTCCATTCCGAATAAAGATGAAGTGACCGCGCCAAGCATCGGACCAAAAACATTCCCTAAGTTCATAAAAGATTGATTATAACCAAATAAGCGTCCCGATACGGCAGTAGAGGAACAGGCTATGATTAAGGACTGAATCGCAGGAAACATCGCGCCATCGGCAAAGCCAATCAATAATCTGGTGAGAGAAAATTGCCACACTGTTGCCACCCAAGTGGTCGCCAGTAAGAATAGGGTGAAGAGTAATGAAGCGATAACAATCACCCATTGAGCGCCATATTTATCACTGATCCTTCCCCATAAAGGTGCAGTAATCAATGCAGAAAACCCGGGTAAGGCTGCAATAAATCCACTCATAAAAGCTAAGTTATCGCGACTAGGGGCTAAATGCTCTACGTAGAGATACAGTATGGGATTGACAGAACCATTACAGAGTTGCACAACGAGGGTGGAGCAGAGTAAACAGAGAATTAATGGTTTAGCCGGCAGTGTCGACCAAAATCCTTGAGCACCCGTTACATGGCGTTTAGGTAGCGTATCCCTAGGAGACTCTTTTACCAAGAATAGCGTAACAAAAGTACTCACCACCAAAAGTCCGGTTGTGACGAAAAATACGGGTCGCAGACCAATATGATCCGCTAAGTATCCTCCAAGTAGTGGGCCGCAAAGAAATCCACTAATTTGTGCCGTCGATAACATACTTAAGGCAAATCCACTACGGCCCTTGGGTGCTTGGCTAGCAATTAAGGCCATTGCATTAGGTATATAACCAGAAGCTAGTCCCATGATGCCGCGAAACAGACACAGCTGCCACACAGATTGCGCTAACCCTTGGCAAACGATAGCAATAGCCATTCCCACTGCGGCACGAATAAGCATCAGTTTACGGCCGCGCTTATCCGCTAATTTCCCCCAGAGTGGTGAAACGATTGCTGAGACTAAAAAAGTCATACTGAAGGCGACGCCAGACCACAGAGTGAGCTGCGCTGTGGTGTAGTGCCCCAGTTGCGAAATATAGAGCGGAAGAAAAGGGAGTAACTGACTGGTACCGAGTCCAGTGATGAAACATCCCAGCCATAGTGAAACTAGATTTTTCTGCCAAGGGGTCATGAGGCTGCCATTATCAGAGCAAACAGTAAATTTCTTATTGAAGGACTAGGGTATAGCAGCTTGGCTAACTTTTCATTAGCCAAAAATGATCTTTATCAAATGTACGAGAGAGAGGTGTGATTACTTATTGCTATGGTTCACCCATTTCGATAAAAGAGATTTGTCAGGTTGTATTCAAGCGGGTGGGAAAAACCCGAATCACTTTACAGAGAGTCCATGATGGACTTGGAGAAAATGCATGGAAGCAAAACCGCTATACGGTTGGTTATTTGTCGCCGGAATTTCGATCTCAGCCTCAGTTACCGCCGCGCCGTTCAATCCTACAGTGCTGGGTTTTGAAGCGCCTCCAGAACAAGGTTTGTTGGGGGATATGCTCGGTTTAAGACCTCGGCTTACGCAAGATGGATTTAACTATAATTTAGGTTACTTATCGCAGACCGCCAGTAATTTGCACGGTGGTGATGACTCGCGACACAAAACCGCTTACATCGATCAGTTCGCTTTAACCTTCACTCAACACCTCGAATCCTTAACTGGTATCCCCGGCGCGGTTATCGAGGGAAATATTGTCAATCGTAACCACAATGAAAACCTAGCAACACAACGCTTACAAAATAAGTCCGTGCCAATGACTGATTTAGCGCAGGAAAGTTGGGGCGGTCAATCCATCACTCGTCTCGGCTGGTTAACGGCTGGAAGAACCTTTTTTGATGGAGATCTCTTTTGGCGCGTGGGACTCATGAACAAAGTCCAAGTTTTTGATCAAGCTATTCCCTGTGATTTCCAAATCCTTTCGTTATGCGGCGGAAAGTCGGCTTACTCCATGATTTGGAATAACTGGAACGTTCATACCTGGGGAACCAGTGTTGAATGGAAAGCCACGCCAGAACTGGCAATTAAAGTCGCCTTAATGGAACAAAACTCTCAAGCTGCAAGCCGTGGCCATGCGTGGAGTGTATCCACGCAACACAGTAAAGGTGTGATTTTACCGATAGAAGCAGAGTGGAAAACAACGGTTAATCAGTTACCCGGTATCTATACGCTGGGCTTGAGCTGGACGAATTCCGAGCAAACCCACCTTGCTCGTGGGGTGAGTCAGTATTGGGGAGCCAGTGATCCGAATGGCTATGCAAAAACCCATAACTCCTATTACTTATGGGCGGCCGCAAACCAGCAAGTTACTCGCCATCACAACGATCCTTTACGTGGAATGAGTGTATCGGCCAGTTTGGGGCTAGGTGATAAGCGAACAATCCGCCTACCTGTAGTAGGTTCAGTCTCCGCACGCTACCGCGGAATGTTTGACGCGCGTCCTAACGATTGGATTGGACTGGGGGTCAGTTATGTGAAAGTAGGGAGTTGGGCTAATAGGGACCAGCAGCAACAACAGGACATAGCCACTGCGCAGAATATCGAAGGCTATTGGCCTCTCGGCAGTTCTGCGGTGAATACTGAATTATTCTATCGTTTCCAAGTGACGCCTTGGTTCCAATTACAGCCAAGCTTACAATATTGGCATAATCCCGGTGCGGTGAGCGATACCCCTGATGCATGGGTTATGGGTCTAAAAACTACCGTCACCTTTTAACTTCCACGCTAGCCCTAACCGGGCTAGCCTTTATGTTTAACGCCGACGATACAGTAGCCATAATAATCCAGGGGCACCCAAAATAACGGCGACAATACCCGCAGGAATTTGAAAAGGCCACATCACCATCCGACCTATAAAATCTGCGGCTAGCATCAATAATGCGCCGCAGATAACGCTGATACTAAGAGAATGCCCAAAACGATAAATTCCTAAATGCCGAGCCGCTTGTGGGGCGAGTAGGCCTACAAAGCTCATTGGGCCCAGTAGCAGTGTTGCCCCTGCGCTCAACGCTGCACACCATATAATTAATAACGTGGTACTCCAACGCAGTGATAAACCTCGTGATGACGCCACGGTTTTGCCCAAGGGTAATAAGGTTAACCAACGCGTGAAAAGTAAACTAATCGGTAGGCTGAGGAGTAAAGCACCGAGAGCAGCCAGGGCTTTCTGTGGCGTCGCACCCCAAGTAGAACCCGATAACCAGCTAATAATGACACTACTATTCGGTGCGCCTGAAGCGAGAAACAGCGTAATTAATGCCAGGGAAAATGCGCCCAATGCCGTTCCTACTAGTAGAATTTTTGAGGTCTGATCACTGGCGTTCAGGGCAAATAAAATGATTACCACTAAACTTATCACCGCTCCCAGTGCGGCGACAGGGAATAGTAACAGACCACTTGCATTGGGCATCAGCACTAACAGTAACACTACAGCGCAGGCCGCACCGCTGTTTATGCCTAATACTTCAGGACTTGCCAGAGGATTACTGGTTAAACGTTGTAAAATGACCCCAGCGCTAGCGAGTAAGCCGCCACAGCCTAGGGCCATTAACGCCCGAGGCCAGCGTAAATTAAAGGGATCACTTAACGTTATTTGCCAGCTTTGTGGCGTATGCGTCAGGGTAAATGCTAAAAAGAAGAGTCCTAGCGTCGTGATAATCAGTAACCCCTTAATACTCTTGGCGAGTCGAAGGGCTTTCACAGCAGAGTTGCCCAAAGCTGGCGGATGCGGAAAACGCGCTTTAATTATAATGAACAACATCACCGGTATACCGATAATTGCGGTAATATTTCCTGCACTGATTTGCCAGTTAAATGCCTCGGCAGCTAACGCTAATTGATCACAAAATAACAAGAGCCCTGCACCAAAACCCATTCCTAGCAGCATACTCTTTCTCAAGGATAAACGTGGAAAGAGGCGGGTTATCTGCGGAGCAAATAGGCCAATAAAACTCATTAAGCCGACCAGGCTAACCGTCCAGGCGGCTAATAACGCCATGATGGCAAGTGCGAATAATCTATATAGCCGGCTATTACCGCCTAAACTATCTACCACTTCATCAGATAATTTAAGTAAGGTGAGGGCGCGTGCGCTGACAAAGGTCAATAACGCAACAAGCAGTAAAACGGGGAGCAATTGATTGACGACCGACCAATCATTTTGCGCTAAATTACCACTATTCCAGATAAAGAGTGATTGCATTTGTTCATGATGGAATAAAACCAGTCCATTCTGTAAAGCAGAACAAAAAAGCCCGATCACCATTCCTGTCAAGAGTAGGGTCAAGGGTGACATGCCGCGGTGGCGGCTTAACGCGTAGATGATGGCTGTAGTGAGAAACCCGCCGGTTAGCGCGAAACTTTGACTCATCCAAGGGGATAATCCTGCAAATAAGGCGAGCGTGGTACCCAATTGAGCACCGGAAGCAATACCTAAAGTAGCAGGCTCAGCCAGTGGGTTTTTCAACACCAGTTGCGCTAACAGCCCACAAAGCCCTAATGCTGCACCCGCTAATAAAGCGACCGTTATCCGTGGCAAATAGCTTTGAGACCAAAGCAGTGCCGCCATCCCTGGTTGGGTTGCAGAAGAGCTGAACAAATGCTGGGTGTTCCATCCGATAAGCAGGAGAGTAATTAAAAATAGCAGGGTAAATGTGACTCCCACTCGTCGTTTAGTCATACCATTTTCCTGACAAATGAAGAAGTTGTTCAGTAAAGCGTAAAGCGGCCTGAAGTCCGCCGTACATCCAAGCCCCCTCTACCTGATAATGATTATGCTGTTGCATGAAGGGCATTTTCTGCCAAAGGCCTGATTGGGGGGCAGCACCAGTCGCGCCACGTTCACCGTGCATAAACTCAATCGCAATATCCGTCTTGGTGGGGTAAAGTTGTTCGACCCCTATCACTGCGCTTCCCCACATGTTTGCACTACCTTGCCATGCACACTGAAGCCCTAAGTCATTTAATACTTCACCAAATAGACTAGTCGGTGACATTACTAATACTTGGCGTGGACTCAGAAAACTATAAAGTAAAATGCGCTTTCCTTGATGAGGTTCTAGCAGCTGGTGCGCAAGTGTCATCTTCTCCTGCCAATGCGCCAACGTACGCTTCGCAAAGGCTTCACGATCGAGGTGCTGACCAAGCTGTAGCAAATTATCGTGCGCAACACTAAGAATTTTCTTGCCGGGCAATGTAAAGGGATAGCGAATTACCTCGCCGAATTGTTTTAACGTTGCTTCCGGTAAAGCGGAATAATAGGGCAGAATCATGATGTCTGGGCGCAGCTGAGCTAAAAGCTCCATATTCGGCTCATTACGCAGTCCAAGCTCTATCGTTGCTGCAGGAAGTGACGGTGTCACAACCCATTGGCGATAGTTAGGGATATCACTGACCGCGTAGGGCTGCAAACCTACTCCATCGATAAGCTCGACGGCAGTCCAATCCAGCGCGGCAATTCGCGGTTGTCGCGGAGTCGCCGCGCGCAGTGTAGGGGAGAGGCTTGCGGCTAAGCTAAGGCCGATGCCGCATTGCAGTAAACGCCGCCGCGTGAAAAGAGTGGAGTTATTTGACATAGCTAATAGGCGGTAACTGAGGATCAGGGTGAGTGACACCCATTGGAACATGGTAAATCGCGGAAAGTTGCTCGGCAGTCATCAAGGCTTGTGCGTCACCTTTAAATAGGGTTTGCCCCTGCCGTAGCGCAACAAACTCGTCGCAAAATCGTGCGGCCATATTAATATCATGCAGCACCATGATTACCGTAAGATTGCGGGTACGGGACAGGTCATGAATAACCTGTAGCACCTCTTTTTGGTGAGCGATATCGAGCGCTGAGGTGGGTTCATCTAACAATAAGCAATGACTCGCTTGGACCACGCACATCGCTAGCCATGCCCGCTGCCGCTCACCACCAGAAAGTTGCTCAACAAGGTGGTTACTTGCCCACTCTAAATCGACACTACGAATAGCCTCATCTACCGATGCCCTATCGTCAACACTCACCCTTTTCAGCGCACCATGCCAAGCGTAGCGACCTAAGGTAACTAATTCTCTGACGGTCATACCTTCAGCCGGCGGTAATTGCTGCGGTAAATACGCCACATGGCGGGCAAATTCACGGGATGGCCAACTCGCTACAGGCTTTTTCTGCCAGAGAATTTCACCTGTGTGATGGGTATTTTGACGGCTCAGTAAATTCAGTAGAGTCGACTTACCTGACCCATTGTGGCCAATCAGTCCCGTCACTCGGCTGGGGGTGAAAGTATGGGTTACAGGCTGCAAAATTTGACGCCCCGCGATCTGCACTGCCGCGTCACGCAGCTCAAACAGCGGTACCGACGCGCTAGGTCTTACATTGTTCACAATCTTTCCATTAAAGTTTTGAAGTGGGGCAGCGATCAAGTGGGCAGGAATGACACAACTCATTATCCAAATGAAAGCGCATACAACAGTGGCGTCGCTGCATTATCGCGGGCTTATCAGCCTGGTCAAGCATAATGAATGGTTGATAGAGACGATTTCGCTCGCCATTTTCTAAGTGCGTCGCCGCGAATAAGTCTTGTAACAGCTGTGTAGAAACCTTTTTCTGTGCCGCTCGCCGCATACTTTGGTGCAAACGCACGGCCGCGTTACTCCAAAATAACGCTAAAGGATGGCCCGACACACCCGCAAGGGTCGTACAGACTGGCGAGATAAAGCCTGTGATAAGCTGAGTAAGGGCTTGTTGTTGGGCGACTTCGCTCTGGGCGAAGAGAGAAAGATGACTGACCGATATCTGTTCGGGGAATCCTTGGTGATTAAGCGAGAAGCTACCTGTCCATTGCCACAGAGGATATACACGCTGTTCCACCAGTAATTGTTCGCCCCAAGACAATAGTGAGCCGGCGAAAAACCATTGAGACCATTTGGAAAGCCATGCCAGTTGTTGTGGTGATCGGTAGGAATTCCACTCCTGTGGCAATATGGCACGAAAGTTCTCCCCATAACGAAGAGTGGCTAGGGGATACTCAGTTGGCAGTGCCTTGGCAATAGGGGCTGCTCTAGACATTCTCTCGCTCGTACATCAGGAAATTGATCAATAGTAATGCAAATGAGAGATATTTGCATTACTATTGTCGGAATTTTGTAAGCAACCATGTACATGCTAACACTAACTCTATGAAAATTGGACTCCTAATGCCTCAGTGGTTACCGACCTATCCTCAACATCGCCTTGCTCAGGCAATTTCTTTAAGTCTCTTGCCTATAACTTTCATGGTACAAGCGGCCACTTCCCCTGAGACGTTGGTGGTTACTGCCACGCCAGCGGCCACAGATAATGCGAATGGCCAGCATCTTATTCCAGCGTTCCTTGATGGTAATATTGCTAATGGTGGACGATTGGGTGCATTAGGCGAACAGAAAGCGCTTGATGTTCCCTTTAATGTCGTGGGTTACACCTCGAAATTAATTGAACATCAACAAGCGAGAAATCTCGCCGATGTGATGAAGAATGATGCCTCAGTTCAGAACGTGAGAGGTTATGGCAACTTCTCGCAGGGTTTTCGTATTCGAGGCTTCGATCTATCAGCCGACGACATTGCACTGGGTGGTCTCTATGGTATTTTGCCTCGTCAAATTTTACCCCTTGAAGCGGTCGAGCGTGTTGAGGTAATTAAAGGCTCTAGCGCCTTCCTCAATGGTGTACCTGCTGCGGGAAGTGGCGTGGGTGGAAACGTAAATATTGAACCCAAACGTGCTGACTCACAACCGACCCAGCGAGTTAGTGTCGATTATACTGGGCGAGGTCAAGCCGGGGTAAGTGCCGACGTCGGACGTCGTTTCGGTGACAACGAGCAATTTGGGGTGAGGGCCAATGTTGTGCATCGTGAGGGCGAAACCCAAATTCATAAAGAGCGTGATCGTACTACCGGCGCTTTCCTAGGGCTGGACTATCATGGCGAAAAGTTAGAGAGTTCATTAGATTTGGGCTATGTTAAATCCACCATTCACCATGGCCGTGTGGGGATTCGGCTCAATGCAGTGAATAGTGTGATTACCCTGCCTAGTGTACCAAGTGTCCCCGATAACCGTACCAATTATAGCTCTGCGTGGAATTACGCCGATCTTGAAAGTCGCTATGTGATGATGAAAAACGACTATCACCTTAACGATCAATGGGTCGCTTACAGTGCCATTGGCAGCAGTCATAACAATGAATGGTCGGCAAGTGGCGCGCCGCTGGTGAGTGATACCGCTGGCCACTCAACCGTGACCCGTTTAACCACCCACTATAAGTCAGATACCACGAGCGGAATGGTTGGACTGCGTGGTAAAGTCAACACTGGGCCTATTAGCCATCAACTGAATATGAATTATTCGGGGATTTATAATCGTAGTGCTAGTGCATACACTATGTCTAGAGCGCAAGACTTCGGCACTATTTATGATCCGCGCCCGCAATCCTCTCCGGCCACATTTTTGACGGGTGGAAATATGGCGAATCCCCATATCCGTAGTAAAAATGTCAATAATGGTATCGCCCTGTCCGACACGTTAGGTTTTTGGCGCGATCGAATTTTGGTCACGGCTGGGGCGCGCTATCAGCATATTGATGTCAGAAACTACAGCTATTTAGGTGTCGAAGATAAGAACGCCGCGCTAAAAGCCCATCGTTGGTCTCCGGTGTATGGCGTGGTCTTCAAAGCGACGGATTGGTTATCGCTTTACGCCAACCACATTGAAGGGTTACAGGCCTCAGGGACTGCGCCGTCAACGACGGCTAACTCGGGTTATATTGTTGGACTCGGCCGGACTCGCCAGAACGAAGTGGGTGTCAAAGTCGAAAAAGGTCGTTTCGGCGGTAATATTGCGTTATTCGATATGCGTCGTCAGGTTGGCTTGACGGGGAGTGATAATGTTTACCGTCTTGCCGGAGAGCAGCGGAATCAAGGCGTAGAGGTCAATGTCTTTGGTGAACCAGTCTTAGGTTGGCGGATAAATGCGGGCTCGACTTGGCTGCGTCCAAAAATGTCTAACGCCAATGGCTATGAGAATAAGCGTTGGGTGAGCTACGATGGTAATGATGCCGTTGGGGTGCCGCGCAATCAATGGACCTTGGGTACCGAGTGGGATATTCCACGTGTAGAAGGGTTAATGGTGCAGGCCAATTTACTTCATACCAGCCGACAATATGTCAATAGTTCGAACACATTACGTATCCCAAGTTGGACCCGTCTTGATATGGGCGTGCAGTACCAAATGCCGATTAAGTCGGCAACCGTCAGCGCTATTACTTGGCGTGCTGGGGTCGAAAACGTCACGAACGAAAAATATTGGGACACCGTTGGCAGCAATAATGGCTATTTAACACAGGGTGATCCCCGTACTTATAAACTCTCTATGAGCCTCGATTTTTAAATCAACGATCTCTCGGGAGTTAACTCCCGAGAGCTAACCTAAGTCAATTATGCAACTACTGAAAACCATTCTGCGCCAGCATAAACTGGCCTTTATCGCGATTATTTTTCTCAATCTATTCAGCGCGGGATTAGGCATCGGGATCATATCTTGGATTAATCATGGACTTTTAGCCGAACACTCCCTCGCACTTGGAATAAGTAAAATGTTGGGCTTACTCATTTTATTATTAGCCACTACGCTTGGCGCTCAGTGGGGCCTGACGACGCTCGGCCACCATTTTATTTGGCGTAAACGTTCGGCAATGATTTGGCAGATGATGAATACGCCAATTGCCACGCTTGAAGCCAAAGGAGAGGGTGAGCTGCTGGCATTGTTAGGGCCTGATATTCGAAATATTACGTTAGCTTTTGTTCGATTACCTGAGCTGATCCAAGGAGTCGTGCTCGCTCTCGTGGCGATTGGCTATCTCGGCTATCTTTCTATTCCTGTTTTATTGATCACGATAGGCTGGTTAGCCGTTACCTTTACTCTCGGCTATAAAATGGTGAGCAAGGTTTATCAGCATATTGCGAAAGTCAGAGGTTATGAGAGTGACTTACAATCGACTTTCCAAGTCGTGATTCATGGCAGAAAAGAGCTGGCATTAAATCCTGCTCGGGCGAAACATTTTTATGATACCCACTATCAGGCGGCAGCCTTGGGGTATAAACAACATATTATTAAGGCAGATAGTTACCATCTCTCGGCAATAAACTGGTCAAACATCATGATGCTCGGGTTAATCGGCGTAATATTTTTACTTGCCGAGACGCAAGGTTGGATATCCATGGCAGTGGCTACCTCCTTCTCGTTAACTATTCTTTTTATGCGTACCCCATTGTTACAAGCAATAGGCGCTTACCCGACATTATTATCCGGGGAGTTGGCCTTTAAGAAAATCAATGAAGTGTTA includes the following:
- a CDS encoding MFS transporter, whose amino-acid sequence is MNPAASQSSPFSHSGFRHYLIAQTCSSLSFQIVSLAVSWQIYAITHSAFMLGMIGLMQFLPSVLLALPAGHLADQYNRKTLIVVGQVVECFAVVGLIVLPLMSWLSTPALLGLVALFSIAKAVEGPANTSLLPALLPPELLSKAMATNQVFREAMVIAGPMIGGLLYVYSPQAAYGVAALAYLIALVMIATVRYVPVALTRLPMTMKNLFAGLHFIFERKDVLGVISLDLFAVLLGGVTALLPIFAQDILHTGPWGLGALRAAPSVGALLTGIWVSRRVFTRHTGLIMFGCVAGFGVATLVFALSHTIILSLIALVALGGFDMVSMVIRGAMVQLDTPDAMRGRVNAVNSIFINTSNQFGEFETGVLASMLGTVPAAVVGGVGTLIVVAVWMKLFPSLRRRQQLTQSIE
- the mqo gene encoding malate dehydrogenase (quinone), coding for MQHFKKSVFSLSLIAASLFTHTAQARTENTDVLLIGGGIMSASLGTWLHELQPEWKQTMVERLDGVAEESSNGWNNAGTGHSANMELNYTPQREDGSIDITKAIEINEAFMISRQFWASQVQLGTLQQPRSFINSTPHMSFVWGDKNVDYLTRRYAALQKSPLFQGMQFSTDQQQIKKWAPLIIEGRDPAQKVAATWTPLGTDVNYGEITRQLVRTLQKQPGFTLELSTQVTEFTREDDNSWLVTVENRSTGEKHSIHAKYVFIGAGGASLKLLQKTGIPEAENYGGFPVGGSFLVTENPAITAQHTAKVYGQASVGAPPMSVPHLDTRYLDGKKVVLFGPFATFSTKYLKNGSLLDLFSATTTHNVMPMAHVGVDNFDLVKYLIGQVMLSDEDRFNALKEYFPEAKQSDWKLWQAGQRVQIVKKDAEKGGVLKLGTEIVTDQQKTIAALLGASPGASTAAPIMLNVIEKLFPQQVKTPQWQARIKQVVPSYGQKLNNDPALAQQVWDHTAEVLQLTPPPRIQMSTPTSTPAPASTTSTPNRDMAL
- a CDS encoding MFS transporter: MTPWQKNLVSLWLGCFITGLGTSQLLPFLPLYISQLGHYTTAQLTLWSGVAFSMTFLVSAIVSPLWGKLADKRGRKLMLIRAAVGMAIAIVCQGLAQSVWQLCLFRGIMGLASGYIPNAMALIASQAPKGRSGFALSMLSTAQISGFLCGPLLGGYLADHIGLRPVFFVTTGLLVVSTFVTLFLVKESPRDTLPKRHVTGAQGFWSTLPAKPLILCLLCSTLVVQLCNGSVNPILYLYVEHLAPSRDNLAFMSGFIAALPGFSALITAPLWGRISDKYGAQWVIVIASLLFTLFLLATTWVATVWQFSLTRLLIGFADGAMFPAIQSLIIACSSTAVSGRLFGYNQSFMNLGNVFGPMLGAVTSSLFGMEWVFTFSALIMLMNVAVFYQVLRRTPIPKSCE
- a CDS encoding carbohydrate porin, with amino-acid sequence MEAKPLYGWLFVAGISISASVTAAPFNPTVLGFEAPPEQGLLGDMLGLRPRLTQDGFNYNLGYLSQTASNLHGGDDSRHKTAYIDQFALTFTQHLESLTGIPGAVIEGNIVNRNHNENLATQRLQNKSVPMTDLAQESWGGQSITRLGWLTAGRTFFDGDLFWRVGLMNKVQVFDQAIPCDFQILSLCGGKSAYSMIWNNWNVHTWGTSVEWKATPELAIKVALMEQNSQAASRGHAWSVSTQHSKGVILPIEAEWKTTVNQLPGIYTLGLSWTNSEQTHLARGVSQYWGASDPNGYAKTHNSYYLWAAANQQVTRHHNDPLRGMSVSASLGLGDKRTIRLPVVGSVSARYRGMFDARPNDWIGLGVSYVKVGSWANRDQQQQQDIATAQNIEGYWPLGSSAVNTELFYRFQVTPWFQLQPSLQYWHNPGAVSDTPDAWVMGLKTTVTF
- the fhuB gene encoding Fe(3+)-hydroxamate ABC transporter permease FhuB, with translation MTKRRVGVTFTLLFLITLLLIGWNTQHLFSSSATQPGMAALLWSQSYLPRITVALLAGAALGLCGLLAQLVLKNPLAEPATLGIASGAQLGTTLALFAGLSPWMSQSFALTGGFLTTAIIYALSRHRGMSPLTLLLTGMVIGLFCSALQNGLVLFHHEQMQSLFIWNSGNLAQNDWSVVNQLLPVLLLVALLTFVSARALTLLKLSDEVVDSLGGNSRLYRLFALAIMALLAAWTVSLVGLMSFIGLFAPQITRLFPRLSLRKSMLLGMGFGAGLLLFCDQLALAAEAFNWQISAGNITAIIGIPVMLFIIIKARFPHPPALGNSAVKALRLAKSIKGLLIITTLGLFFLAFTLTHTPQSWQITLSDPFNLRWPRALMALGCGGLLASAGVILQRLTSNPLASPEVLGINSGAACAVVLLLVLMPNASGLLLFPVAALGAVISLVVIILFALNASDQTSKILLVGTALGAFSLALITLFLASGAPNSSVIISWLSGSTWGATPQKALAALGALLLSLPISLLFTRWLTLLPLGKTVASSRGLSLRWSTTLLIIWCAALSAGATLLLGPMSFVGLLAPQAARHLGIYRFGHSLSISVICGALLMLAADFIGRMVMWPFQIPAGIVAVILGAPGLLWLLYRRR